In Dysgonomonadaceae bacterium zrk40, one genomic interval encodes:
- a CDS encoding RNA-binding transcriptional accessory protein produces MSQNHSSIAQSLGLPLRSVENTIRLLGEGATIPFISRYRKEMTGGLDEVQIARIGEMKEKLEELDKRKEYILKSISEQEKLTPELEMEIRHCPDSTLLEDLYLPYKPKRQTRAEIARKEGLEGLASWLMSQQQHPVEQEAERYKNDDVGSTAEALKGARDIIAEWVNEDSEARQIVRQIFAREAMITAKMVKGKEQEGEKYSDYFDFVAPISRLPSHRLLAIRRGEKEGFLRVSISPDDEHCFRRLEKVFVKNNSEAADHVIEAVKDGYKRLLKPSIETEFANLTREKADEAAITVFAENLRQLLLAPPLGQKRILAIDPGYRTGCKLVCLDEQGNLLHNETIYPHPPQKEYGKAGNKVVKLVSTYRIDAIAIGNGTASRETEGFITGLRYEKEVNVFVVSESGASVYSASKVAREEFPEYDVTVRGAVSIGRRLSDPLAELVKIDPKAIGVGQYQHDVDQGKLKRSLDLTVESCVNLVGVNLNTASRHLLIYVSGLGESLANNIVEWRSTNGPFRSRLELKKVPRLGEKAFEQCAGFLRITEAENPLDNSAVHPESYPIVEQMAKDLKCSVRELIGNIERITAIDKERYKNETVGDETLVDILQELQKPGLDPRSTVQTLEFDPSIRLLDDLQEGMILPGIVTNLTQFGCFVDIGIKENGLVHISELANRFVSNVSEVVSLHQHVKVKVLSVNKERKRIQLSMKGV; encoded by the coding sequence ATGTCCCAGAACCATTCATCCATTGCCCAATCGCTCGGGTTACCCCTCAGAAGCGTTGAGAATACCATCCGCCTGCTGGGGGAAGGAGCCACCATCCCTTTTATCAGCCGTTACCGAAAGGAGATGACCGGTGGCCTCGATGAGGTGCAGATCGCCCGGATCGGCGAAATGAAAGAGAAACTGGAGGAGCTTGATAAGCGGAAGGAGTATATCCTGAAATCGATCAGCGAGCAGGAGAAACTGACACCGGAATTGGAAATGGAGATCCGCCATTGCCCCGACAGCACCCTTTTGGAAGATCTCTATCTGCCCTACAAGCCAAAGCGGCAGACAAGAGCCGAAATAGCCCGCAAGGAGGGGCTGGAAGGATTGGCCAGTTGGCTGATGTCACAACAACAGCACCCGGTTGAACAAGAGGCTGAACGTTATAAAAATGATGACGTGGGGAGTACCGCTGAAGCACTGAAAGGAGCCCGTGACATCATTGCCGAGTGGGTTAACGAGGATTCCGAAGCGCGACAAATAGTACGTCAGATCTTCGCACGTGAGGCGATGATCACCGCGAAAATGGTAAAAGGCAAAGAGCAGGAGGGTGAGAAGTACAGCGATTATTTCGACTTCGTCGCACCCATCTCACGACTGCCCTCACACCGTTTGCTGGCCATCCGACGTGGTGAAAAAGAGGGATTCTTACGTGTCTCAATCTCCCCCGATGATGAACATTGCTTCCGACGACTTGAAAAGGTATTCGTGAAGAACAACAGTGAAGCGGCGGACCATGTGATCGAGGCGGTGAAGGATGGTTACAAACGATTGCTGAAACCCTCCATCGAGACAGAATTTGCCAACCTTACAAGGGAAAAGGCTGATGAGGCGGCCATTACCGTCTTCGCAGAGAACCTCAGGCAGTTGCTGCTCGCACCTCCACTGGGACAAAAGCGTATCCTGGCCATCGACCCGGGTTACCGTACCGGTTGCAAGTTGGTGTGTCTCGATGAGCAGGGGAACCTTTTGCACAATGAGACCATATACCCCCATCCACCACAGAAGGAGTATGGCAAGGCAGGCAACAAGGTGGTGAAGCTTGTTTCCACCTACCGTATCGATGCCATCGCCATCGGGAATGGCACAGCCAGCCGTGAAACAGAGGGTTTCATCACCGGACTGCGATACGAGAAAGAGGTGAATGTGTTTGTAGTAAGCGAGAGTGGCGCATCAGTCTACTCCGCCTCGAAGGTTGCCCGCGAGGAGTTTCCGGAATACGATGTCACCGTCCGGGGAGCCGTCTCCATAGGACGGCGGCTGAGCGATCCGCTGGCGGAACTGGTAAAGATCGACCCTAAAGCGATCGGTGTGGGGCAATACCAGCATGATGTAGATCAGGGGAAGCTGAAACGTTCACTCGACCTGACGGTGGAGAGTTGCGTCAACCTGGTGGGAGTGAACCTGAACACTGCCAGCAGGCACCTGCTCATCTACGTCTCAGGGTTGGGTGAATCGCTTGCTAACAACATTGTGGAGTGGCGTTCCACAAACGGTCCTTTCCGCTCTCGCCTGGAACTGAAGAAGGTTCCACGACTGGGGGAGAAAGCGTTCGAGCAATGCGCCGGCTTTCTACGGATAACTGAAGCAGAGAATCCACTAGACAATTCCGCAGTCCATCCCGAGAGTTACCCCATCGTTGAGCAGATGGCGAAAGACCTTAAATGCAGTGTGAGGGAGTTAATCGGCAACATAGAACGCATCACCGCCATCGATAAGGAAAGATACAAGAATGAAACTGTTGGTGATGAAACATTGGTTGACATCCTGCAAGAGCTACAAAAGCCGGGGCTCGACCCCCGATCAACGGTTCAGACACTTGAATTTGACCCTTCTATCCGGCTGTTAGACGATCTGCAGGAGGGGATGATCCTTCCTGGTATCGTGACCAACCTCACCCAGTTTGGTTGCTTTGTGGATATCGGCATCAAGGAAAACGGACTTGTTCACATCTCGGAACTGGCTAATCGGTTTGTCTCCAATGTATCGGAGGTGGTGTCACTCCACCAACATGTGAAAGTGAAAGTGCTTTCTGTGAACAAGGAGAGAAAACGAATTCAGCTATCAATGAAAGGAGTCTGA
- the radA gene encoding DNA repair protein RadA: MAKLKSVYFCSQCGYESPKWMGKCPSCGEWSTFVEELVRKDVTAKQEDTRSFQSVRSEPQQLGEIRADEEPRIDLLDGELNRVLGGGLVPASVVLLGGEPGIGKSTLVLQTILKLNGLRTLYVSGEESARQLKLRADRIGLQNDDCLIVCETNLDEIFKHVKSTSPRLLVVDSVQTIYSEALESAPGSISQVRECAAALLKFAKQSGTPVLLIGHITKEGSIAGPKILEHIVDTVIQFEGDQHYMYRILRSIKNRFGSTAELGIYEMNQSGLREVSNPSELLLTQNHEGLSGVSIAAAIEGIRPFLIETQALVSTAAYGTPQRSATGFDIRRMNMLLAVLEKRAGFRLAQKDVFLNIAGGLRVNDPGMDLSVISAILSSSLDMSVESNTALCGEVGLSGEIRPVNRIEQRIQEAEKLGFSRILIPANNLKGYTKKVKIEMIQVKKVSDAFRILFS, from the coding sequence ATGGCCAAACTAAAATCAGTCTATTTCTGCAGCCAATGCGGCTACGAATCACCCAAGTGGATGGGCAAATGTCCCTCTTGCGGTGAGTGGTCCACTTTCGTGGAAGAGCTGGTACGCAAGGATGTCACGGCTAAACAGGAGGACACTCGTTCCTTTCAGAGCGTAAGGAGTGAACCTCAGCAGTTGGGGGAGATTCGTGCAGACGAGGAACCACGCATCGACCTCCTTGATGGCGAGTTGAACAGGGTTTTGGGTGGGGGACTTGTTCCTGCATCGGTGGTATTGCTGGGTGGCGAACCGGGGATTGGCAAGTCTACCCTTGTCCTGCAAACCATCCTGAAGCTGAATGGATTGCGCACACTTTATGTCTCCGGAGAGGAGAGTGCCCGGCAGCTTAAACTGCGTGCCGATCGCATTGGGTTGCAGAATGATGACTGCCTGATTGTATGCGAAACGAACCTCGATGAGATCTTTAAACATGTGAAGAGCACTTCTCCCCGATTGCTGGTCGTCGATTCCGTTCAAACCATCTACAGTGAGGCACTCGAGTCGGCTCCAGGGAGCATTTCACAGGTGCGGGAGTGTGCGGCAGCCCTGCTCAAGTTCGCCAAGCAGTCTGGAACACCAGTGCTGCTGATTGGCCACATCACCAAGGAAGGAAGCATTGCCGGCCCAAAGATCCTTGAACATATTGTCGATACTGTAATTCAGTTCGAGGGCGATCAACACTATATGTACCGCATCCTGCGGAGCATCAAGAATCGTTTTGGCAGTACCGCCGAGCTGGGAATCTACGAGATGAACCAGTCGGGTCTTCGTGAGGTGAGCAATCCCTCCGAGTTGCTGTTGACGCAAAATCATGAGGGGTTAAGTGGTGTCTCCATTGCGGCCGCCATCGAGGGGATTCGTCCTTTTTTAATTGAGACACAAGCACTGGTGAGTACTGCTGCCTACGGAACACCGCAGCGCTCCGCCACCGGTTTTGATATCAGACGAATGAACATGTTGCTGGCAGTACTGGAGAAACGTGCAGGTTTCAGGCTGGCACAGAAGGATGTCTTTCTCAATATTGCCGGAGGGTTGCGTGTGAACGATCCCGGGATGGATCTCTCGGTGATTAGTGCCATCCTCTCTTCCAGCCTCGATATGAGTGTGGAGAGCAACACGGCACTTTGTGGTGAAGTGGGTCTGTCCGGTGAGATACGGCCGGTGAATCGCATTGAACAACGCATCCAGGAGGCAGAAAAACTGGGCTTTTCCCGCATCCTGATACCGGCCAATAATCTGAAAGGGTACACCAAAAAGGTGAAAATTGAGATGATTCAGGTGAAGAAGGTGAGCGATGCCTTTCGTATTCTTTTTTCCTGA
- a CDS encoding adenylate kinase gives MLNIVIFGAPGSGKGTQSEKIAERYGLQHVSTGEILREEIASSTELGKLADSYMSKGELVPDCVVIEMLEELIARNKGAKGFIFDGFPRTVPQGEALHELLLRHDETVNIVVSLEVADEELIDRLLKRGAISGRSDDNRKTIESRLRVYYRQTAPLKEFYRNQDLLKEITGVGSVESIFESIVKEIERVTL, from the coding sequence ATGCTGAATATAGTGATTTTTGGTGCTCCCGGATCGGGAAAGGGAACACAAAGTGAGAAGATAGCCGAACGGTACGGACTGCAACACGTGTCCACCGGTGAGATCTTAAGAGAAGAAATCGCATCATCAACCGAACTGGGTAAACTTGCCGACTCCTATATGTCGAAGGGAGAGCTGGTCCCCGACTGTGTGGTGATTGAGATGCTGGAAGAGTTAATTGCACGCAACAAAGGTGCAAAAGGATTTATCTTTGACGGTTTTCCCCGTACGGTTCCTCAGGGGGAGGCGTTGCATGAGTTACTTCTGCGACACGATGAAACCGTGAATATAGTGGTAAGCCTGGAAGTGGCCGATGAAGAACTGATTGACCGTTTGCTGAAAAGAGGTGCGATCTCCGGCAGGAGCGATGACAATCGCAAGACAATTGAGTCAAGGTTGAGAGTCTATTACCGACAGACCGCCCCCCTGAAGGAGTTTTACCGCAATCAGGATCTGTTGAAAGAGATAACAGGTGTCGGATCGGTCGAATCGATCTTTGAATCGATTGTGAAAGAGATTGAAAGGGTAACATTATAA
- the obgE gene encoding GTPase ObgE, with amino-acid sequence MAETNFVDYVKIFCRSGKGGRGSAHFRREKYIPKGGPDGGDGGDGGSIILRGNRNYWTLLHLRYQRHLFAEHGENGSKAQRSGKKGESRVIEVPCGTVAYDAHTGEYLCDITDHDQEVVLLKGGRGGQGNQHFKTATNQAPRYAQPGEPYEERWVILELKLLADVGLVGFPNAGKSTLLSVVSAAKPKIANYPFTTLEPNLGIVSYRDTKSFVMADIPGIIEGASEGKGLGLRFLRHIERNALLLFVIPADAEDIRKEYDILLNELRQYNPELMDKRHVLAISKSDMLDEELMHEISCDLPEIPYVFISSITGFGIPTLKDILWRELNTDMTVPMTVTRESLVHRNLDLSQLGFEEDETIPDDESSVDDDVWGGDDEPYDIDE; translated from the coding sequence ATGGCTGAAACAAATTTTGTAGACTACGTAAAAATTTTCTGTCGATCTGGAAAGGGAGGACGCGGATCCGCCCATTTCAGGCGCGAAAAGTATATTCCCAAAGGTGGTCCCGACGGAGGCGACGGAGGGGATGGTGGAAGCATCATCCTGCGTGGCAATCGCAACTATTGGACTTTGCTTCACCTTCGCTACCAGCGCCATCTCTTTGCCGAACATGGTGAGAATGGCTCCAAGGCGCAACGCTCCGGCAAGAAGGGTGAGAGCCGCGTGATTGAGGTTCCCTGTGGGACCGTAGCCTATGATGCCCACACCGGTGAGTACCTTTGCGACATCACCGATCACGACCAGGAGGTGGTGTTGCTCAAGGGAGGGCGCGGCGGTCAGGGCAACCAACATTTTAAGACAGCAACCAACCAGGCACCCCGCTATGCACAACCGGGTGAACCCTATGAAGAACGTTGGGTTATACTGGAGCTGAAGCTGCTGGCTGATGTGGGACTGGTAGGTTTCCCCAATGCCGGCAAGTCAACCTTGCTCTCCGTGGTCTCGGCAGCCAAGCCTAAGATCGCCAATTATCCCTTCACCACACTGGAGCCCAACCTGGGTATCGTCAGCTATCGCGACACCAAGTCGTTTGTGATGGCTGACATTCCCGGTATCATTGAAGGTGCCAGTGAGGGTAAAGGGCTAGGACTCCGTTTCCTGCGTCACATCGAACGAAACGCACTTCTTCTCTTCGTAATCCCTGCCGATGCCGAAGATATCCGAAAAGAGTATGATATCCTGCTGAACGAGTTGCGGCAATACAACCCCGAACTGATGGACAAGAGACATGTGCTGGCCATCTCCAAGTCCGATATGCTCGACGAGGAGCTGATGCATGAGATTTCTTGCGATCTGCCGGAGATACCCTATGTCTTCATCTCTTCAATCACCGGTTTTGGGATTCCCACCTTGAAAGATATTCTCTGGCGGGAACTTAACACCGATATGACGGTCCCAATGACAGTCACACGTGAGTCACTGGTTCATCGCAACCTGGATCTGTCGCAACTAGGCTTTGAAGAAGATGAAACAATCCCTGACGATGAGTCATCTGTGGATGATGATGTGTGGGGTGGTGACGATGAGCCTTATGATATTGATGAATAA
- the pgeF gene encoding peptidoglycan editing factor PgeF produces MRQHPHYNNLLLSDLFAAEEKVMHFFTTRVGGVSSGAFSSFNMGNFSDDDPLKISENREILSRMFCLAPNHFITPHQTHGTGVLTIDQDFLSLGRSEVMERLYGVDATLSAEKGLFLCATTADCVPILLYDKEKEVIAAIHAGWRGSAGRIVEKTIREMGDRFGSSPANLLAAIGPAISKHHYEVGEEVMNSFSLNGFDLNDPLLSTANGASSRWHIDLKEINRRELLRLGVLRENIEKSDLCTYEREDLFFSARRQTVHSGRMLSGIMMLP; encoded by the coding sequence ATGAGGCAGCATCCCCATTATAACAACCTGTTGTTATCTGATCTGTTCGCGGCGGAAGAGAAGGTGATGCATTTCTTCACCACGCGCGTCGGAGGTGTGAGCAGTGGTGCTTTCTCCTCCTTTAACATGGGTAATTTCTCCGATGATGATCCACTGAAGATTAGTGAGAACCGTGAGATCTTATCCAGAATGTTTTGCCTTGCCCCCAACCACTTTATCACTCCTCATCAGACACACGGTACTGGTGTGCTGACCATAGATCAGGATTTTCTCTCTCTCGGCAGGAGTGAAGTGATGGAACGGCTCTACGGAGTGGATGCCACCCTTTCCGCTGAGAAGGGACTCTTTCTCTGTGCCACTACTGCCGATTGTGTTCCCATCCTCCTCTATGATAAGGAAAAAGAGGTGATAGCTGCAATTCACGCCGGTTGGCGGGGCAGTGCGGGCCGCATTGTGGAGAAAACCATCCGTGAGATGGGTGATCGATTTGGATCATCTCCTGCCAATCTGCTTGCTGCCATCGGACCCGCCATCTCAAAGCATCACTATGAGGTGGGGGAGGAGGTGATGAACTCTTTCTCCCTGAATGGTTTTGATTTGAATGACCCGCTATTGTCGACGGCTAATGGAGCCTCGTCACGCTGGCACATCGACCTGAAGGAGATTAACCGGAGGGAGCTACTCCGCTTGGGAGTCCTGCGGGAAAACATTGAAAAGAGTGATCTCTGCACTTATGAACGGGAGGATCTCTTCTTTTCTGCCCGTCGGCAGACTGTTCATTCAGGAAGAATGCTGAGCGGCATCATGATGCTTCCGTAA
- a CDS encoding superoxide dismutase: MKFEKVALPYATDALEPVISKQTVELHYGKHHQAYIDNLNKLIVGTKFENADLETIVKESDGAIFNNAGQALNHNLYFTSFKKNGGGEPNGKLADAINEQFGSFDKFKEEFNAAGMGVFGSGWVWLAKDEGGKLSILKESNAGNPLTSGLTPVLGFDVWEHSYYLDYQNRRADHLKEIWNIIDWDVVSARY, encoded by the coding sequence ATGAAATTTGAAAAAGTAGCATTACCTTATGCAACCGATGCCCTGGAGCCGGTTATCAGTAAACAAACCGTAGAACTGCATTATGGCAAGCACCACCAGGCCTATATTGACAACCTCAACAAGTTGATAGTGGGAACAAAATTCGAGAACGCAGATCTGGAAACCATTGTGAAGGAGAGCGATGGTGCGATCTTCAACAACGCAGGCCAGGCACTCAACCACAATCTCTATTTCACCTCCTTTAAGAAAAACGGCGGAGGTGAACCGAACGGAAAACTGGCAGATGCCATCAATGAGCAGTTCGGCTCATTCGACAAATTTAAAGAGGAGTTCAACGCTGCCGGTATGGGGGTATTTGGTTCCGGATGGGTATGGCTGGCCAAGGATGAAGGCGGCAAGCTCTCCATCCTGAAAGAAAGCAACGCCGGTAATCCGCTCACCAGCGGCCTGACTCCGGTACTCGGATTCGACGTATGGGAGCACTCCTATTATCTCGACTATCAGAACCGTCGTGCCGATCACCTGAAGGAGATTTGGAACATCATCGACTGGGATGTGGTGAGCGCACGTTACTGA
- the ftsH gene encoding ATP-dependent zinc metalloprotease FtsH: MSNTNSNKDKQPTMRPKMGGTNPKSPINPYWIYAIALAILMGMWFFGQDTSVKEVTWSEFQQYVKENRVKSIVVFSNKGTAEAMVREESVNHIFGEDAAKAGRTPVIQVEGASADAIAEFIETVKTEQNYDIDVRFDTTSEMWGILITFAPFLLLIVFWIWMMRRMQGGGGGGAGGGVFNVGKSKAQLFDKDSGQKVTFRDVAGLSEAKEEVQEIVEFLKNPGNYTNLGGKIPKGALLVGPPGTGKTLLAKAVAGEANVPFFSISGSDFVEMFVGVGASRVRDLFRQAKEKAPCIVFIDEIDAVGRARGKNTNFGSNDERENTLNQLLTEMDGFGSNSGVIILAATNRADVLDKALMRAGRFDRQIYVELPDLNDRKEIFKVHLRPIKIDESINIDFLARQTPGFSGADIANVCNEAALIAARRKKKFVQKNDFMDAVDRIVGGLEKKNKIITQHEKRSIAIHEAGHATLSWFLEHANPLVKVTIVPRGKALGAAWYLPEERQITTKEQMLDEMCALLGGRAAEEIFIGQISSGAMNDLERVTKQAYAMITYMGMSDKLANLSYYDSTGQEYTFSKPYSDETAQLIDTEVKAMIAQQYERAKQILNDHTAGHNQLAEILLEREIIYSDDLEHIFGKRRWVSRSQEILDSKTEVAEEEVIPSRPSGSSDSVFIDTDTDGHGSNLKQQDEEKLNDETEETEIKTHK; encoded by the coding sequence ATGAGCAATACAAACAGCAATAAAGATAAGCAACCTACGATGCGCCCCAAGATGGGTGGCACCAATCCCAAAAGCCCCATCAACCCCTATTGGATCTACGCCATCGCACTGGCCATCTTAATGGGAATGTGGTTCTTTGGTCAGGACACCTCCGTGAAGGAGGTGACATGGTCTGAATTCCAACAATATGTGAAAGAGAACCGGGTGAAAAGCATCGTGGTTTTCAGCAACAAGGGTACAGCCGAGGCGATGGTACGCGAAGAGTCGGTGAACCATATCTTTGGAGAGGATGCAGCCAAGGCGGGACGCACTCCTGTGATCCAGGTGGAAGGAGCATCTGCCGATGCCATTGCAGAGTTTATCGAGACTGTCAAGACAGAACAGAACTACGACATCGATGTGCGGTTCGACACTACCTCGGAGATGTGGGGCATCCTGATCACTTTCGCTCCATTCCTGCTGCTGATCGTCTTCTGGATCTGGATGATGCGCCGCATGCAGGGTGGTGGCGGTGGTGGTGCCGGCGGAGGTGTTTTCAACGTTGGCAAGTCGAAAGCACAACTATTCGACAAGGACTCGGGCCAGAAGGTGACCTTCAGAGATGTAGCCGGCCTCTCGGAGGCAAAAGAGGAGGTGCAGGAGATTGTTGAGTTCCTCAAAAATCCGGGCAACTACACCAACCTGGGAGGTAAAATCCCCAAGGGAGCGCTGTTGGTAGGCCCCCCGGGCACCGGCAAGACCCTTCTCGCAAAAGCAGTGGCCGGTGAGGCCAACGTACCTTTCTTCTCCATCTCCGGATCTGACTTCGTGGAGATGTTCGTGGGGGTGGGAGCCTCACGTGTGCGCGACCTCTTCCGACAGGCGAAAGAGAAGGCACCCTGTATCGTCTTTATTGATGAGATCGATGCCGTAGGGCGTGCACGTGGCAAGAACACCAACTTCGGCTCGAACGATGAGCGGGAGAACACGCTCAATCAGCTGCTGACCGAAATGGACGGCTTCGGCTCCAACAGCGGTGTGATCATCCTGGCAGCCACCAACCGGGCAGACGTACTGGATAAAGCGTTGATGCGCGCCGGCCGCTTCGACCGACAGATATACGTAGAACTTCCTGACCTGAACGATCGGAAGGAGATTTTCAAGGTGCACCTACGCCCCATCAAAATAGATGAGTCGATCAACATCGATTTCCTGGCTCGTCAGACACCCGGCTTCTCAGGCGCTGACATCGCCAATGTATGCAATGAGGCAGCATTGATTGCCGCCCGCCGCAAAAAGAAATTCGTGCAGAAGAATGATTTCATGGATGCGGTTGACCGCATCGTGGGAGGTCTGGAAAAGAAGAACAAGATCATCACGCAGCATGAGAAGCGATCTATTGCCATTCATGAAGCGGGTCACGCCACACTCAGTTGGTTCCTGGAGCATGCCAACCCATTGGTTAAAGTAACCATAGTGCCACGCGGCAAGGCGCTGGGCGCGGCCTGGTACTTGCCTGAAGAGCGTCAGATCACCACCAAAGAACAGATGCTCGATGAGATGTGCGCCCTGCTGGGGGGACGAGCCGCCGAAGAGATATTCATCGGCCAGATCTCCTCCGGAGCAATGAATGACCTGGAACGCGTCACCAAACAGGCTTATGCGATGATCACCTATATGGGTATGAGTGACAAGCTGGCCAACCTGAGCTATTACGACTCTACAGGTCAGGAGTACACTTTCTCAAAGCCATACAGTGATGAGACAGCACAGTTAATCGACACCGAAGTGAAGGCGATGATCGCCCAGCAGTACGAACGCGCCAAACAGATTCTGAATGATCATACCGCAGGCCACAATCAGTTGGCGGAGATTCTGCTGGAGAGAGAGATCATCTATTCGGATGACCTTGAACATATTTTTGGTAAACGCAGATGGGTATCGCGCTCACAGGAGATCCTCGACAGCAAGACAGAAGTGGCGGAAGAAGAGGTGATCCCCTCACGTCCTTCAGGTTCAAGCGACTCGGTTTTCATTGACACTGATACCGACGGTCATGGTTCCAATCTAAAGCAACAGGATGAGGAGAAGTTAAACGATGAGACCGAGGAGACGGAAATCAAGACCCATAAATAA
- the rsfS gene encoding ribosome silencing factor, with product MTEKNELVETIIEGIQEKKGKNISSIRLKGIPGAICDYFVICEGNTPTQVSALANSVEEMVQKKTTEKPIRIHGQQQAEWIAIDYGNVIVHIFLPELRTFYNIDNLWDDAKSERIPSLL from the coding sequence ATGACAGAAAAAAACGAACTGGTAGAAACTATTATTGAAGGCATCCAGGAGAAAAAAGGTAAAAATATCAGCTCCATACGATTGAAAGGTATCCCCGGAGCTATATGCGATTACTTTGTGATTTGCGAGGGAAACACCCCTACCCAGGTATCGGCACTGGCAAACTCGGTTGAGGAGATGGTTCAAAAGAAAACAACCGAGAAACCGATACGAATCCATGGACAACAACAAGCAGAATGGATTGCCATTGATTATGGCAATGTGATTGTGCACATTTTCCTACCCGAACTGCGAACATTCTACAACATCGACAACCTATGGGACGATGCAAAGAGTGAACGCATTCCCTCACTCTTGTAA
- a CDS encoding DUF1080 domain-containing protein, protein MSKFNFLIAIATATAITSCGSTTKHNSLTQEEVAEGWELLFDGTTLNGWRDYNGENLTAPWYAEDGMIQAKGEGADEHGYIVTEKIYENFELVWDWKIADGGNSGVLYHVVENPKFAVPYVTGPEYQLIDELNFPEPLEDWQKTAADYAMHTTDPEKTIIKPAGEWNSSRILFDNGHVEHWLNGEKVVEFEAWSEDWFARKESGKWENAPEYGLARKGVICLQDHGSAAWFRNIKIRELPRREEEVSLFNGVDLTGWEVYGTEKWYVENGELICESGPDKQYGYLATRAYYDDFDLSVQFKQEADGNSGVFIRSFIEPVAMVNGWQVEVAPKGNDTGGIYESYGRGWLVQIPDEKEEILKEGEWNTLRILVKGDNVKTYLNGEEMVDLTDEKIGAAQGRIALQIHDGGGIKVRWRNMSLQTL, encoded by the coding sequence ATGTCAAAATTTAATTTTCTGATCGCAATTGCAACAGCTACCGCAATCACCTCCTGCGGTAGTACAACGAAACACAACAGCCTCACTCAGGAAGAGGTTGCCGAGGGGTGGGAGCTGCTGTTCGATGGAACAACCCTGAACGGATGGCGTGATTACAATGGTGAAAATTTGACGGCGCCCTGGTACGCCGAAGATGGGATGATTCAGGCCAAGGGAGAGGGAGCCGATGAGCATGGCTACATCGTTACCGAGAAAATTTACGAAAACTTTGAACTGGTGTGGGATTGGAAAATTGCCGACGGAGGCAACAGCGGCGTGCTGTATCATGTGGTAGAGAATCCCAAGTTTGCGGTCCCCTATGTTACCGGGCCGGAGTATCAACTCATCGATGAACTGAACTTCCCCGAGCCACTTGAGGATTGGCAAAAGACGGCAGCAGACTATGCCATGCACACCACCGACCCGGAGAAAACAATCATCAAACCGGCAGGAGAGTGGAACAGCTCCAGAATCCTCTTCGACAACGGCCACGTGGAACACTGGCTTAACGGTGAAAAGGTAGTAGAATTTGAGGCCTGGAGCGAGGATTGGTTTGCCCGCAAAGAGAGCGGCAAATGGGAGAACGCACCCGAATACGGTCTTGCCCGCAAGGGTGTGATCTGCTTGCAAGACCACGGTTCAGCAGCCTGGTTCCGCAACATCAAGATCAGGGAGCTGCCCCGTAGGGAAGAGGAAGTCTCTCTCTTTAACGGCGTCGATCTGACCGGATGGGAGGTGTACGGCACCGAGAAATGGTACGTAGAAAACGGAGAACTGATTTGTGAGAGCGGTCCCGACAAACAGTATGGCTACCTTGCCACCCGCGCCTACTATGATGATTTTGATCTTTCAGTTCAATTCAAACAGGAGGCAGACGGAAATTCCGGTGTCTTCATCCGTTCATTTATCGAACCGGTAGCCATGGTAAACGGCTGGCAGGTAGAGGTAGCCCCCAAAGGGAATGATACCGGCGGCATCTATGAATCTTACGGCCGTGGATGGCTGGTACAGATCCCCGACGAGAAGGAGGAGATCCTGAAAGAGGGTGAATGGAACACGCTGCGTATCCTGGTGAAGGGCGACAACGTGAAAACCTACCTCAACGGGGAAGAGATGGTGGACCTGACCGACGAGAAAATTGGTGCGGCACAGGGACGGATTGCACTTCAAATCCACGACGGGGGTGGCATCAAGGTACGGTGGCGCAACATGAGCCTTCAAACCCTCTGA